The following are encoded together in the Myxocyprinus asiaticus isolate MX2 ecotype Aquarium Trade chromosome 7, UBuf_Myxa_2, whole genome shotgun sequence genome:
- the pou2f1a gene encoding POU domain, class 2, transcription factor 1a isoform X1, with protein sequence MADRGSTTQDERSTADSTSCPTELSESTMENGTHGVQVAQTNGLNAQKPNGQATSAISNVQAQALLQQLSLTPAQLLLQQTQAQLLAAAVQQSAAQQSSTTGANISASAATPITLSQPIQIASQLQPQGLNLQQFVLVQPGHSIQPQFIISPSAQGQSCLLQAPNVLTQLPQSQANLVPAQTSITLTTQAATPTRKIAAMPSAAAPAPKRIDTPCVEEASDLEELEQFAKNFKQRRIKLGFTQGDVGLAMGKLYGNDFSQTTISRFEALNLSFKNMCKLKPLLEKWLNDSENMTSDCVVSSPSEMSPGLCESLNRRRKKRTSIETNIRLALEKSFLEQNQKPSSEEITLIADQLNMEKEVVRVWFCNRRQKEKRINPPSSSSLPSTPIKPIYSSTPAVSSSTNTLTVSPVVSLNASNIPNITFSGAALGQVTSNAASVISMAPAVATPAPAVTSPSLSPSATAVALPAAKQAATPQTVSTTTTVTPGAGQLVVTGTGLGGANLAAVAGLNPAILTPSPFTQGGALFSLTPALGNALSPAFMNNNTLATIQALASGAALPITSIDGSTSLLFANTSATNTAPSLMTTPLFLNPSSLSLLSGGGAFNLQVTNDVQAKSVVVASKAQ encoded by the exons ATTCAACAAGCTGCCCAACAGAATTGAGTGAAAGCACAATGGAGAACGGCACACATGGAGTTCAAG TAGCTCAAACGAACGGCCTCAACGCCCAGAAACCAAATGGACAAGCGACAAGTGCAATCAGTAATGTGCAAGCGCAAGCGTTGCTCCAACAG tTGAGTTTGACTCCAGCGCAGCTGTTGTTGCAGCAGACGCAGGCGCAGCTCTTGGCCGCAGCCGTGCAGCAGTCTGCAgctcaacagagcagcaccacaGGAGCGAACATCTCCGCCTCCGCTGCCACGCCCATCACGCTGTCGCAGCCCATTCAGATCGCTTCT caGTTGCAGCCGCAGGGTTTGAACCTGCAGCAGTTTGTGTTAGTTCAGCCCGGTCACTCCATTCAGCCGCAGTTCATCATCTCTCCATCTGCTCAGGGTCAGAGCT GTCTCCTGCAAGCTCCGAATGTTCTGACTCAACTACCTCAAAGCCAAGCGAACCTTGTGCCCGCTCAAACCAGCATCACACTAACTACACAG GCAGCAACGCCAACGAGAAAGATAGCGGCGATGCCATCTGCGGCGGCGCCCGCTCCGAAACGCATCGACACGCCATGTGTGGAGGAAGCCAGTGACCTTGAAGAGCTCGAACAGTTTGCAAAGAATTTTAAACAGAGACGCATTAAACTGGGCTTTACTCAG ggtGACGTGGGTTTGGCGATGGGAAAACTCTACGGCAACGATTTCAGTCAGACCACCATCTCCAGATTCGAGGCGTTGAACTTGAGCTTTAAGAACATGTGTAAACTCAAACCATTACTGGAGAAATGGCTCAATGACTCAG AGAACATGACTTCTGACTGTGTGGTGTCGAGTCCAAGCGAGATGTCTCCGGGTCTCTGTGAGAGTCTGAACCGCCGCAGGAAGAAGCGGACCAGCATCGAGACCAACATCCGTCTGGCGTTAGAGAAGAGCTTCCTGGAG CAGAATCAAAAACCGTCATCGGAGGAGATTACTCTGATCGCAGATCAGCTCAATATGGAGAAGGAGGTGGTGCGTGTTTGGTTTTGCAACCGCAGACAGAAAGAGAAGAGAATCAACCCGCCCAGCAGCAGCAGCTTGCCCAGCACACCCATCAAACCCATCTACAGCTCCACACCAGCG GTGTCGAGcagcacaaacactctcacagtgAGTCCAGTAGTTTCTCTGAACGCCAGCAACATTCCCAACATCACTTTCAGCG GTGCTGCTCTGGGTCAGGTGACCTCTAACGCAGCGTCGGTCATCTCCATGGCGCCTGCTGTGGCCACACCTGCCCCTGCTGTGACATCACCATCATTGAGCCCATCCGCCACGGCTGTGGCGCTGCCCGCTGCGAAACAGGCTGCCACCCCACAGACTGTTTCCACAACAACGACAGTCACGCCGGGGGCGGGTCAGCTGGTGGTGACGGGCACGGGACTGGGCGGAGCGAATCTGGCAGCGGTCGCTGGTCTGAATCCAGCCATCTTAACACCCTCACCGTTCACTCAagg TGGAGCGCTGTTCAGTTTGACTCCTGCTCTTGGAAACGCTCTGAGTCCAGCGTTCATGAATAACAACACACTGGCCACTATACAGG CTCTTGCGTCCGGCGCGGCACTGCCGATAACGTCCATCGATGGAAGCACGAGTCTGCTGTTCGCCAACACAAGCGCAACAAACACTGCGCCCAGTCTGATGACCACGCCCCTTTTCCTCAACCCATCCAGCCTCTCTCTGCTGTCAGGGGGCGGGGCTTTCAACTTGCAGGTGACCAATGACGTGCAGGCTAAAAGCGTCGTTGTGGCCTCGAAGGCGCAGTGA
- the pou2f1a gene encoding POU domain, class 2, transcription factor 1a isoform X4 has translation MADRGSTTQDERSTADSTSCPTELSESTMENGTHGVQVAQTNGLNAQKPNGQATSAISNVQAQALLQQLSLTPAQLLLQQTQAQLLAAAVQQSAAQQSSTTGANISASAATPITLSQPIQIASLQPQGLNLQQFVLVQPGHSIQPQFIISPSAQGLLQAPNVLTQLPQSQANLVPAQTSITLTTQAATPTRKIAAMPSAAAPAPKRIDTPCVEEASDLEELEQFAKNFKQRRIKLGFTQGDVGLAMGKLYGNDFSQTTISRFEALNLSFKNMCKLKPLLEKWLNDSENMTSDCVVSSPSEMSPGLCESLNRRRKKRTSIETNIRLALEKSFLEQNQKPSSEEITLIADQLNMEKEVVRVWFCNRRQKEKRINPPSSSSLPSTPIKPIYSSTPAVSSSTNTLTVSPVVSLNASNIPNITFSGAALGQVTSNAASVISMAPAVATPAPAVTSPSLSPSATAVALPAAKQAATPQTVSTTTTVTPGAGQLVVTGTGLGGANLAAVAGLNPAILTPSPFTQGGALFSLTPALGNALSPAFMNNNTLATIQALASGAALPITSIDGSTSLLFANTSATNTAPSLMTTPLFLNPSSLSLLSGGGAFNLQVTNDVQAKSVVVASKAQ, from the exons ATTCAACAAGCTGCCCAACAGAATTGAGTGAAAGCACAATGGAGAACGGCACACATGGAGTTCAAG TAGCTCAAACGAACGGCCTCAACGCCCAGAAACCAAATGGACAAGCGACAAGTGCAATCAGTAATGTGCAAGCGCAAGCGTTGCTCCAACAG tTGAGTTTGACTCCAGCGCAGCTGTTGTTGCAGCAGACGCAGGCGCAGCTCTTGGCCGCAGCCGTGCAGCAGTCTGCAgctcaacagagcagcaccacaGGAGCGAACATCTCCGCCTCCGCTGCCACGCCCATCACGCTGTCGCAGCCCATTCAGATCGCTTCT TTGCAGCCGCAGGGTTTGAACCTGCAGCAGTTTGTGTTAGTTCAGCCCGGTCACTCCATTCAGCCGCAGTTCATCATCTCTCCATCTGCTCAGG GTCTCCTGCAAGCTCCGAATGTTCTGACTCAACTACCTCAAAGCCAAGCGAACCTTGTGCCCGCTCAAACCAGCATCACACTAACTACACAG GCAGCAACGCCAACGAGAAAGATAGCGGCGATGCCATCTGCGGCGGCGCCCGCTCCGAAACGCATCGACACGCCATGTGTGGAGGAAGCCAGTGACCTTGAAGAGCTCGAACAGTTTGCAAAGAATTTTAAACAGAGACGCATTAAACTGGGCTTTACTCAG ggtGACGTGGGTTTGGCGATGGGAAAACTCTACGGCAACGATTTCAGTCAGACCACCATCTCCAGATTCGAGGCGTTGAACTTGAGCTTTAAGAACATGTGTAAACTCAAACCATTACTGGAGAAATGGCTCAATGACTCAG AGAACATGACTTCTGACTGTGTGGTGTCGAGTCCAAGCGAGATGTCTCCGGGTCTCTGTGAGAGTCTGAACCGCCGCAGGAAGAAGCGGACCAGCATCGAGACCAACATCCGTCTGGCGTTAGAGAAGAGCTTCCTGGAG CAGAATCAAAAACCGTCATCGGAGGAGATTACTCTGATCGCAGATCAGCTCAATATGGAGAAGGAGGTGGTGCGTGTTTGGTTTTGCAACCGCAGACAGAAAGAGAAGAGAATCAACCCGCCCAGCAGCAGCAGCTTGCCCAGCACACCCATCAAACCCATCTACAGCTCCACACCAGCG GTGTCGAGcagcacaaacactctcacagtgAGTCCAGTAGTTTCTCTGAACGCCAGCAACATTCCCAACATCACTTTCAGCG GTGCTGCTCTGGGTCAGGTGACCTCTAACGCAGCGTCGGTCATCTCCATGGCGCCTGCTGTGGCCACACCTGCCCCTGCTGTGACATCACCATCATTGAGCCCATCCGCCACGGCTGTGGCGCTGCCCGCTGCGAAACAGGCTGCCACCCCACAGACTGTTTCCACAACAACGACAGTCACGCCGGGGGCGGGTCAGCTGGTGGTGACGGGCACGGGACTGGGCGGAGCGAATCTGGCAGCGGTCGCTGGTCTGAATCCAGCCATCTTAACACCCTCACCGTTCACTCAagg TGGAGCGCTGTTCAGTTTGACTCCTGCTCTTGGAAACGCTCTGAGTCCAGCGTTCATGAATAACAACACACTGGCCACTATACAGG CTCTTGCGTCCGGCGCGGCACTGCCGATAACGTCCATCGATGGAAGCACGAGTCTGCTGTTCGCCAACACAAGCGCAACAAACACTGCGCCCAGTCTGATGACCACGCCCCTTTTCCTCAACCCATCCAGCCTCTCTCTGCTGTCAGGGGGCGGGGCTTTCAACTTGCAGGTGACCAATGACGTGCAGGCTAAAAGCGTCGTTGTGGCCTCGAAGGCGCAGTGA
- the pou2f1a gene encoding POU domain, class 2, transcription factor 1a isoform X3 yields MADRGSTTQDERSTADSTSCPTELSESTMENGTHGVQVAQTNGLNAQKPNGQATSAISNVQAQALLQQLSLTPAQLLLQQTQAQLLAAAVQQSAAQQSSTTGANISASAATPITLSQPIQIASQLQPQGLNLQQFVLVQPGHSIQPQFIISPSAQGLLQAPNVLTQLPQSQANLVPAQTSITLTTQAATPTRKIAAMPSAAAPAPKRIDTPCVEEASDLEELEQFAKNFKQRRIKLGFTQGDVGLAMGKLYGNDFSQTTISRFEALNLSFKNMCKLKPLLEKWLNDSENMTSDCVVSSPSEMSPGLCESLNRRRKKRTSIETNIRLALEKSFLEQNQKPSSEEITLIADQLNMEKEVVRVWFCNRRQKEKRINPPSSSSLPSTPIKPIYSSTPAVSSSTNTLTVSPVVSLNASNIPNITFSGAALGQVTSNAASVISMAPAVATPAPAVTSPSLSPSATAVALPAAKQAATPQTVSTTTTVTPGAGQLVVTGTGLGGANLAAVAGLNPAILTPSPFTQGGALFSLTPALGNALSPAFMNNNTLATIQALASGAALPITSIDGSTSLLFANTSATNTAPSLMTTPLFLNPSSLSLLSGGGAFNLQVTNDVQAKSVVVASKAQ; encoded by the exons ATTCAACAAGCTGCCCAACAGAATTGAGTGAAAGCACAATGGAGAACGGCACACATGGAGTTCAAG TAGCTCAAACGAACGGCCTCAACGCCCAGAAACCAAATGGACAAGCGACAAGTGCAATCAGTAATGTGCAAGCGCAAGCGTTGCTCCAACAG tTGAGTTTGACTCCAGCGCAGCTGTTGTTGCAGCAGACGCAGGCGCAGCTCTTGGCCGCAGCCGTGCAGCAGTCTGCAgctcaacagagcagcaccacaGGAGCGAACATCTCCGCCTCCGCTGCCACGCCCATCACGCTGTCGCAGCCCATTCAGATCGCTTCT caGTTGCAGCCGCAGGGTTTGAACCTGCAGCAGTTTGTGTTAGTTCAGCCCGGTCACTCCATTCAGCCGCAGTTCATCATCTCTCCATCTGCTCAGG GTCTCCTGCAAGCTCCGAATGTTCTGACTCAACTACCTCAAAGCCAAGCGAACCTTGTGCCCGCTCAAACCAGCATCACACTAACTACACAG GCAGCAACGCCAACGAGAAAGATAGCGGCGATGCCATCTGCGGCGGCGCCCGCTCCGAAACGCATCGACACGCCATGTGTGGAGGAAGCCAGTGACCTTGAAGAGCTCGAACAGTTTGCAAAGAATTTTAAACAGAGACGCATTAAACTGGGCTTTACTCAG ggtGACGTGGGTTTGGCGATGGGAAAACTCTACGGCAACGATTTCAGTCAGACCACCATCTCCAGATTCGAGGCGTTGAACTTGAGCTTTAAGAACATGTGTAAACTCAAACCATTACTGGAGAAATGGCTCAATGACTCAG AGAACATGACTTCTGACTGTGTGGTGTCGAGTCCAAGCGAGATGTCTCCGGGTCTCTGTGAGAGTCTGAACCGCCGCAGGAAGAAGCGGACCAGCATCGAGACCAACATCCGTCTGGCGTTAGAGAAGAGCTTCCTGGAG CAGAATCAAAAACCGTCATCGGAGGAGATTACTCTGATCGCAGATCAGCTCAATATGGAGAAGGAGGTGGTGCGTGTTTGGTTTTGCAACCGCAGACAGAAAGAGAAGAGAATCAACCCGCCCAGCAGCAGCAGCTTGCCCAGCACACCCATCAAACCCATCTACAGCTCCACACCAGCG GTGTCGAGcagcacaaacactctcacagtgAGTCCAGTAGTTTCTCTGAACGCCAGCAACATTCCCAACATCACTTTCAGCG GTGCTGCTCTGGGTCAGGTGACCTCTAACGCAGCGTCGGTCATCTCCATGGCGCCTGCTGTGGCCACACCTGCCCCTGCTGTGACATCACCATCATTGAGCCCATCCGCCACGGCTGTGGCGCTGCCCGCTGCGAAACAGGCTGCCACCCCACAGACTGTTTCCACAACAACGACAGTCACGCCGGGGGCGGGTCAGCTGGTGGTGACGGGCACGGGACTGGGCGGAGCGAATCTGGCAGCGGTCGCTGGTCTGAATCCAGCCATCTTAACACCCTCACCGTTCACTCAagg TGGAGCGCTGTTCAGTTTGACTCCTGCTCTTGGAAACGCTCTGAGTCCAGCGTTCATGAATAACAACACACTGGCCACTATACAGG CTCTTGCGTCCGGCGCGGCACTGCCGATAACGTCCATCGATGGAAGCACGAGTCTGCTGTTCGCCAACACAAGCGCAACAAACACTGCGCCCAGTCTGATGACCACGCCCCTTTTCCTCAACCCATCCAGCCTCTCTCTGCTGTCAGGGGGCGGGGCTTTCAACTTGCAGGTGACCAATGACGTGCAGGCTAAAAGCGTCGTTGTGGCCTCGAAGGCGCAGTGA
- the pou2f1a gene encoding POU domain, class 2, transcription factor 1a isoform X5 produces the protein MENGTHGVQVAQTNGLNAQKPNGQATSAISNVQAQALLQQLSLTPAQLLLQQTQAQLLAAAVQQSAAQQSSTTGANISASAATPITLSQPIQIASQLQPQGLNLQQFVLVQPGHSIQPQFIISPSAQGQSCLLQAPNVLTQLPQSQANLVPAQTSITLTTQAATPTRKIAAMPSAAAPAPKRIDTPCVEEASDLEELEQFAKNFKQRRIKLGFTQGDVGLAMGKLYGNDFSQTTISRFEALNLSFKNMCKLKPLLEKWLNDSENMTSDCVVSSPSEMSPGLCESLNRRRKKRTSIETNIRLALEKSFLEQNQKPSSEEITLIADQLNMEKEVVRVWFCNRRQKEKRINPPSSSSLPSTPIKPIYSSTPAVSSSTNTLTVSPVVSLNASNIPNITFSGAALGQVTSNAASVISMAPAVATPAPAVTSPSLSPSATAVALPAAKQAATPQTVSTTTTVTPGAGQLVVTGTGLGGANLAAVAGLNPAILTPSPFTQGGALFSLTPALGNALSPAFMNNNTLATIQALASGAALPITSIDGSTSLLFANTSATNTAPSLMTTPLFLNPSSLSLLSGGGAFNLQVTNDVQAKSVVVASKAQ, from the exons ATGGAGAACGGCACACATGGAGTTCAAG TAGCTCAAACGAACGGCCTCAACGCCCAGAAACCAAATGGACAAGCGACAAGTGCAATCAGTAATGTGCAAGCGCAAGCGTTGCTCCAACAG tTGAGTTTGACTCCAGCGCAGCTGTTGTTGCAGCAGACGCAGGCGCAGCTCTTGGCCGCAGCCGTGCAGCAGTCTGCAgctcaacagagcagcaccacaGGAGCGAACATCTCCGCCTCCGCTGCCACGCCCATCACGCTGTCGCAGCCCATTCAGATCGCTTCT caGTTGCAGCCGCAGGGTTTGAACCTGCAGCAGTTTGTGTTAGTTCAGCCCGGTCACTCCATTCAGCCGCAGTTCATCATCTCTCCATCTGCTCAGGGTCAGAGCT GTCTCCTGCAAGCTCCGAATGTTCTGACTCAACTACCTCAAAGCCAAGCGAACCTTGTGCCCGCTCAAACCAGCATCACACTAACTACACAG GCAGCAACGCCAACGAGAAAGATAGCGGCGATGCCATCTGCGGCGGCGCCCGCTCCGAAACGCATCGACACGCCATGTGTGGAGGAAGCCAGTGACCTTGAAGAGCTCGAACAGTTTGCAAAGAATTTTAAACAGAGACGCATTAAACTGGGCTTTACTCAG ggtGACGTGGGTTTGGCGATGGGAAAACTCTACGGCAACGATTTCAGTCAGACCACCATCTCCAGATTCGAGGCGTTGAACTTGAGCTTTAAGAACATGTGTAAACTCAAACCATTACTGGAGAAATGGCTCAATGACTCAG AGAACATGACTTCTGACTGTGTGGTGTCGAGTCCAAGCGAGATGTCTCCGGGTCTCTGTGAGAGTCTGAACCGCCGCAGGAAGAAGCGGACCAGCATCGAGACCAACATCCGTCTGGCGTTAGAGAAGAGCTTCCTGGAG CAGAATCAAAAACCGTCATCGGAGGAGATTACTCTGATCGCAGATCAGCTCAATATGGAGAAGGAGGTGGTGCGTGTTTGGTTTTGCAACCGCAGACAGAAAGAGAAGAGAATCAACCCGCCCAGCAGCAGCAGCTTGCCCAGCACACCCATCAAACCCATCTACAGCTCCACACCAGCG GTGTCGAGcagcacaaacactctcacagtgAGTCCAGTAGTTTCTCTGAACGCCAGCAACATTCCCAACATCACTTTCAGCG GTGCTGCTCTGGGTCAGGTGACCTCTAACGCAGCGTCGGTCATCTCCATGGCGCCTGCTGTGGCCACACCTGCCCCTGCTGTGACATCACCATCATTGAGCCCATCCGCCACGGCTGTGGCGCTGCCCGCTGCGAAACAGGCTGCCACCCCACAGACTGTTTCCACAACAACGACAGTCACGCCGGGGGCGGGTCAGCTGGTGGTGACGGGCACGGGACTGGGCGGAGCGAATCTGGCAGCGGTCGCTGGTCTGAATCCAGCCATCTTAACACCCTCACCGTTCACTCAagg TGGAGCGCTGTTCAGTTTGACTCCTGCTCTTGGAAACGCTCTGAGTCCAGCGTTCATGAATAACAACACACTGGCCACTATACAGG CTCTTGCGTCCGGCGCGGCACTGCCGATAACGTCCATCGATGGAAGCACGAGTCTGCTGTTCGCCAACACAAGCGCAACAAACACTGCGCCCAGTCTGATGACCACGCCCCTTTTCCTCAACCCATCCAGCCTCTCTCTGCTGTCAGGGGGCGGGGCTTTCAACTTGCAGGTGACCAATGACGTGCAGGCTAAAAGCGTCGTTGTGGCCTCGAAGGCGCAGTGA
- the pou2f1a gene encoding POU domain, class 2, transcription factor 1a isoform X2, which translates to MADRGSTTQDERSTADSTSCPTELSESTMENGTHGVQVAQTNGLNAQKPNGQATSAISNVQAQALLQQLSLTPAQLLLQQTQAQLLAAAVQQSAAQQSSTTGANISASAATPITLSQPIQIASLQPQGLNLQQFVLVQPGHSIQPQFIISPSAQGQSCLLQAPNVLTQLPQSQANLVPAQTSITLTTQAATPTRKIAAMPSAAAPAPKRIDTPCVEEASDLEELEQFAKNFKQRRIKLGFTQGDVGLAMGKLYGNDFSQTTISRFEALNLSFKNMCKLKPLLEKWLNDSENMTSDCVVSSPSEMSPGLCESLNRRRKKRTSIETNIRLALEKSFLEQNQKPSSEEITLIADQLNMEKEVVRVWFCNRRQKEKRINPPSSSSLPSTPIKPIYSSTPAVSSSTNTLTVSPVVSLNASNIPNITFSGAALGQVTSNAASVISMAPAVATPAPAVTSPSLSPSATAVALPAAKQAATPQTVSTTTTVTPGAGQLVVTGTGLGGANLAAVAGLNPAILTPSPFTQGGALFSLTPALGNALSPAFMNNNTLATIQALASGAALPITSIDGSTSLLFANTSATNTAPSLMTTPLFLNPSSLSLLSGGGAFNLQVTNDVQAKSVVVASKAQ; encoded by the exons ATTCAACAAGCTGCCCAACAGAATTGAGTGAAAGCACAATGGAGAACGGCACACATGGAGTTCAAG TAGCTCAAACGAACGGCCTCAACGCCCAGAAACCAAATGGACAAGCGACAAGTGCAATCAGTAATGTGCAAGCGCAAGCGTTGCTCCAACAG tTGAGTTTGACTCCAGCGCAGCTGTTGTTGCAGCAGACGCAGGCGCAGCTCTTGGCCGCAGCCGTGCAGCAGTCTGCAgctcaacagagcagcaccacaGGAGCGAACATCTCCGCCTCCGCTGCCACGCCCATCACGCTGTCGCAGCCCATTCAGATCGCTTCT TTGCAGCCGCAGGGTTTGAACCTGCAGCAGTTTGTGTTAGTTCAGCCCGGTCACTCCATTCAGCCGCAGTTCATCATCTCTCCATCTGCTCAGGGTCAGAGCT GTCTCCTGCAAGCTCCGAATGTTCTGACTCAACTACCTCAAAGCCAAGCGAACCTTGTGCCCGCTCAAACCAGCATCACACTAACTACACAG GCAGCAACGCCAACGAGAAAGATAGCGGCGATGCCATCTGCGGCGGCGCCCGCTCCGAAACGCATCGACACGCCATGTGTGGAGGAAGCCAGTGACCTTGAAGAGCTCGAACAGTTTGCAAAGAATTTTAAACAGAGACGCATTAAACTGGGCTTTACTCAG ggtGACGTGGGTTTGGCGATGGGAAAACTCTACGGCAACGATTTCAGTCAGACCACCATCTCCAGATTCGAGGCGTTGAACTTGAGCTTTAAGAACATGTGTAAACTCAAACCATTACTGGAGAAATGGCTCAATGACTCAG AGAACATGACTTCTGACTGTGTGGTGTCGAGTCCAAGCGAGATGTCTCCGGGTCTCTGTGAGAGTCTGAACCGCCGCAGGAAGAAGCGGACCAGCATCGAGACCAACATCCGTCTGGCGTTAGAGAAGAGCTTCCTGGAG CAGAATCAAAAACCGTCATCGGAGGAGATTACTCTGATCGCAGATCAGCTCAATATGGAGAAGGAGGTGGTGCGTGTTTGGTTTTGCAACCGCAGACAGAAAGAGAAGAGAATCAACCCGCCCAGCAGCAGCAGCTTGCCCAGCACACCCATCAAACCCATCTACAGCTCCACACCAGCG GTGTCGAGcagcacaaacactctcacagtgAGTCCAGTAGTTTCTCTGAACGCCAGCAACATTCCCAACATCACTTTCAGCG GTGCTGCTCTGGGTCAGGTGACCTCTAACGCAGCGTCGGTCATCTCCATGGCGCCTGCTGTGGCCACACCTGCCCCTGCTGTGACATCACCATCATTGAGCCCATCCGCCACGGCTGTGGCGCTGCCCGCTGCGAAACAGGCTGCCACCCCACAGACTGTTTCCACAACAACGACAGTCACGCCGGGGGCGGGTCAGCTGGTGGTGACGGGCACGGGACTGGGCGGAGCGAATCTGGCAGCGGTCGCTGGTCTGAATCCAGCCATCTTAACACCCTCACCGTTCACTCAagg TGGAGCGCTGTTCAGTTTGACTCCTGCTCTTGGAAACGCTCTGAGTCCAGCGTTCATGAATAACAACACACTGGCCACTATACAGG CTCTTGCGTCCGGCGCGGCACTGCCGATAACGTCCATCGATGGAAGCACGAGTCTGCTGTTCGCCAACACAAGCGCAACAAACACTGCGCCCAGTCTGATGACCACGCCCCTTTTCCTCAACCCATCCAGCCTCTCTCTGCTGTCAGGGGGCGGGGCTTTCAACTTGCAGGTGACCAATGACGTGCAGGCTAAAAGCGTCGTTGTGGCCTCGAAGGCGCAGTGA